The region TACAGTCTGAGGAACACCCCGGGGTAGAGTACAGGGCTTTGCGCCCTGCAAGACCATTGTTCTTATCAGCTGCGCTAGCCTGATGCCTATGCAAGACAGGCCCCGTAGACTTCGCCGCACCCCGGCCATTCGCCGGATGGTTCAGGAGATTCAGCTTTCTCCCGCCGACTTTATTCATCCCATTTTTGTCCATGAAGGGCAGGACGTCACTGAGATCAGCACCATGCCCGGCGTGATGCGCCACACCTACGCCTCCGCCGCCGAGCAGGCCCAAGAGGCTCAGGCGCTGGGCATTCCAGCCGTGGTGCTGTTCGGCATTCCGGATCACAAGGATGCCGAAGGCACCCAGGCGTATGCGCCGGACGGCGTCATTCAGCAGGCCACCCGCGCCATCAAGGCCGCCGCGCCAGATATCGCTGTGATTGCCGATACCTGCCTGTGCGAATACACCGACCACGGCCACTGCGGGCATCTGGTGCAGGACGGCACCCAGTGGACCGTGGACAACGACCCCTCGCTGGAACTGCTGGCCCGCACCGCCGTGTCGCAGGCCGATGCCGGCGCCGACATCATTGCCCCCAGCGCCATGCTGGACGGCCAGATTGAGGCGCTGCGCAGTGCTCTGGACGCCGCCGGCCACGCCCGGGTGCCCATCATGAGTTACGCCGTCAAGTACGCCAGCGCCTACTATGGTCCTTTCCGTGACGCGGCCGGCAGTGCTCCCAGCGTGGGCGACCGCGCCACCTACCAGATGAACCCGGCCGGCGGCTACCGCGAGGCGCTGCACGAGGCCCGGCTGGACGTGGCCCAGGGCGCCGATTTCCTGATGGTCAAGCCGGCCCTGGCGTATCTGGACGTGCTGCGGCTGCTGCGAGATGAGTTTGATCTTCCGCTGGTGGCCTACAACGTGAGCGGCGAATATTCGCTGATCAAGGCCGCCGCATTGGCCGGTTACATGGACGAGCGCCGCACCGTGCTGGAAACACTAGGCAGCATGAAGCGGGCCGGCGCCGACACCATCCTGACCTACCACGCGCTGGACGCTGCTCGCTGGCTGAAGGAGGGCTGATGAGCGGGAACACCAATCCTATCCGCATAGACTGGGTGCCCACCTCGCTGTGGCCGGGGCGCCTGGGCCTGACCTTCGCGCCGGGCAAGAAAGGCCCCAGCCTGCTGCAACCGGGCGTTGAGCACAACCGTGACCTGGCCGAAGATTTCAGGACACTGCGGCAGCAGGGTATGACCCTGCTGGTTTCGCTACTGGAACCGGCGGAATACAACCTGCTGGGCATCGCCGACTACGCTGAGCAGGCACAGGCGCAAGATATCGAGGTCATCACCTGCCCGGTTCCCGACCGCTGCGCCCCTGAAAATGAGCAGGCGTTCGAGGACACCCTGCAAGAAGCGTTGGGCGCTCTGCTGGACGGCCAGAACGTGGTGTTACACTGCCGGGGTGGTTTGGGCCGCACCGGCACGCTGGCCGCCTGCTTACTGGTCCGCATGGGCCTGGATGCGGAAACAGCCACTGCCCGGGTGCGCTCTGCCCGCAAAGGCGCCATCGAGACCGGAGCCCAGGAAGAATTTATCCGCCGCTACGCCGATTCCGGCACCGCCCCACAGCAGTATCAGGAGGCCTGAGATGATTACCGTTGCCAACCGCATTTTCGTTCACCCCGAGTACCACGATCAGTTCGAAGCCCGCTTTCAGGACCGCGCCGGCCTGGTCGACGGCATGGAAGGCTTTATCGCCAATCAGGTGCTGCGCCCGACTGCCGAAGGTGACCCCTTCGTGGTCCTGAC is a window of Deinococcus sp. Marseille-Q6407 DNA encoding:
- a CDS encoding cyclin-dependent kinase inhibitor 3 family protein, with the protein product MSGNTNPIRIDWVPTSLWPGRLGLTFAPGKKGPSLLQPGVEHNRDLAEDFRTLRQQGMTLLVSLLEPAEYNLLGIADYAEQAQAQDIEVITCPVPDRCAPENEQAFEDTLQEALGALLDGQNVVLHCRGGLGRTGTLAACLLVRMGLDAETATARVRSARKGAIETGAQEEFIRRYADSGTAPQQYQEA
- the hemB gene encoding porphobilinogen synthase, encoding MQDRPRRLRRTPAIRRMVQEIQLSPADFIHPIFVHEGQDVTEISTMPGVMRHTYASAAEQAQEAQALGIPAVVLFGIPDHKDAEGTQAYAPDGVIQQATRAIKAAAPDIAVIADTCLCEYTDHGHCGHLVQDGTQWTVDNDPSLELLARTAVSQADAGADIIAPSAMLDGQIEALRSALDAAGHARVPIMSYAVKYASAYYGPFRDAAGSAPSVGDRATYQMNPAGGYREALHEARLDVAQGADFLMVKPALAYLDVLRLLRDEFDLPLVAYNVSGEYSLIKAAALAGYMDERRTVLETLGSMKRAGADTILTYHALDAARWLKEG